A genomic stretch from Campylobacter lari subsp. concheus includes:
- the flhA gene encoding flagellar biosynthesis protein FlhA yields MAKRDIFSLVLPWVAPLVAPILKAKSLTIVAVIIAILAIIIVPLPSIVLDFFLALSIAISVLIILISLYIPKPTDLTTFPTLILIITLFRLSLNIATTRMILSEGHQGPAAVSDIVASFGEFVVGGNYVIGMVVFCILVLINFMVVTKGSTRVSEVQARFTLDAMPGKQMAIDADLNAGLIDEKTARARRQEIIAEANFYGAMDGSSKFIKGDAVAGIIITIVNLIGGFMIGYFQHDMELGECASTYTILTIGDGLVSQIPGLITSTATAIIITRASKDEDNFAEGSINQLLGEYKTLLIVGFVLFIFALVPGLPHFSLGFMALVFLGLGYMIKQVQEGKIQINTMSAKKSQEADEQEQAKPQKRSEEEILKEEENKITDILKLEILELELGYGLIKLAESELTERIRSTRRNIAQSLGFLMPKIRIRDNLQLKPNEYTFKLKGVGIASAEIYPDKYLAMDSGFITEPIEGIATKEPAFNSDALWIESSLKDEATLNGYIVIDPASVISTHMSELIKANASELLTKQEVQNLLDKIKNDYPIVVDDCLRVASIGLIQKVLKALLKEHIPIKDMLTILESISDIAEVSKSLDMIIEHVRASLARAITNLYVDEKGQISFYIFDAAAAAKLMEHVQFKDGSYHLMINVAQTGALVEALKAELASVANTRIKPFLLCVEPQLRKFIADICSNFGINITVLSFAEIAENTKFETEGIIKVDNL; encoded by the coding sequence ATGGCTAAAAGAGATATTTTTAGCTTAGTATTGCCTTGGGTTGCTCCGCTTGTTGCACCTATTTTAAAGGCAAAAAGTTTAACCATAGTAGCCGTAATTATTGCAATTTTAGCAATTATTATAGTGCCTTTACCAAGTATAGTTTTAGACTTTTTTCTTGCTTTAAGTATTGCCATTTCGGTTTTAATTATTTTAATTTCTTTGTATATACCAAAGCCTACGGATTTAACAACTTTTCCAACATTGATTTTGATCATCACACTTTTTAGACTTTCGCTTAATATTGCTACAACGCGTATGATTTTAAGTGAGGGTCATCAAGGTCCAGCTGCTGTTAGTGATATAGTGGCAAGTTTTGGTGAATTTGTTGTTGGTGGTAATTATGTTATAGGTATGGTTGTTTTTTGTATTTTGGTTTTGATTAATTTTATGGTTGTAACCAAAGGTAGCACAAGGGTTTCTGAGGTTCAAGCAAGATTTACCCTTGATGCAATGCCAGGTAAACAAATGGCTATTGATGCGGATTTAAATGCAGGTTTGATTGATGAAAAAACTGCACGCGCAAGACGCCAAGAAATTATAGCTGAGGCAAATTTTTATGGAGCAATGGATGGTTCTTCTAAATTTATAAAAGGGGATGCTGTTGCTGGGATTATTATCACCATTGTAAATTTAATTGGTGGTTTTATGATAGGTTATTTTCAGCATGATATGGAGCTTGGAGAATGTGCTTCAACTTATACTATATTAACAATAGGTGATGGACTTGTTTCTCAAATTCCTGGGCTTATAACTTCAACAGCAACTGCAATCATCATCACGCGTGCTAGCAAAGATGAGGATAATTTTGCTGAAGGTTCTATTAATCAGCTTTTAGGAGAATACAAAACACTATTAATTGTAGGTTTTGTTTTATTTATTTTTGCTTTAGTACCTGGTTTACCGCACTTTTCTTTGGGCTTTATGGCTTTGGTATTTTTGGGTCTTGGTTATATGATAAAACAAGTACAAGAAGGTAAAATTCAAATCAATACAATGTCGGCTAAAAAATCCCAAGAAGCTGATGAACAAGAGCAAGCTAAACCACAAAAACGTAGTGAGGAAGAAATTTTAAAAGAAGAAGAAAACAAAATCACAGATATTTTAAAATTAGAAATTTTAGAATTAGAATTAGGCTATGGGCTTATTAAGTTAGCAGAAAGCGAATTAACAGAGCGTATTAGATCAACAAGACGTAATATAGCTCAAAGTTTAGGCTTTTTAATGCCAAAAATTAGAATTAGAGATAATTTGCAATTAAAACCTAATGAATACACTTTTAAGCTCAAAGGCGTGGGTATAGCTAGCGCTGAAATTTATCCTGATAAATATTTAGCTATGGATAGTGGTTTTATTACCGAACCTATCGAAGGTATAGCTACTAAAGAACCTGCCTTTAATTCTGATGCTTTGTGGATAGAATCATCTTTAAAAGATGAGGCAACGCTAAATGGTTATATTGTAATTGATCCAGCAAGTGTGATTTCAACCCATATGAGTGAGCTTATAAAAGCTAATGCTTCAGAGCTTTTAACTAAACAAGAGGTTCAAAATTTATTGGATAAAATCAAAAATGATTATCCTATCGTGGTAGATGATTGTTTAAGAGTTGCTAGTATAGGTTTAATTCAAAAGGTTTTAAAAGCTTTACTTAAAGAGCATATTCCTATTAAAGATATGCTTACAATTTTAGAATCAATTAGTGATATAGCTGAAGTAAGTAAGAGTTTGGATATGATTATTGAGCATGTAAGGGCTTCTTTAGCAAGAGCAATCACAAATTTATATGTGGATGAAAAAGGACAAATTAGCTTTTATATTTTTGATGCTGCTGCGGCTGCAAAATTAATGGAGCATGTGCAGTTTAAAGATGGTTCGTATCATTTAATGATAAATGTAGCTCAAACTGGCGCTTTGGTGGAGGCTTTAAAGGCTGAACTTGCAAGTGTGGCAAATACAAGAATTAAACCTTTCTTACTTTGTGTTGAACCACAACTTAGAAAATTTATTGCTGATATTTGTTCTAATTTTGGTATTAATATTACAGTTTTAAGTTTTGCTGAGATTGCAGAAAATACTAAATTTGAAACAGAAGGTATCATAAAAGTTGATAATTTATAA
- a CDS encoding DHH family phosphoesterase — translation MKIYHLSHTDLDGYACQYVLDFYFKNCYFYNSNYGKEINENFNVIFKNIEEDLKQNPNEEFVILITDLNLTLSQCEDFQKAIQGKKIKLLLLDHHQSGLECMQKYPWYFLDDKRCATKIVYDFFSKCCGENKALSEFVDVVNAVDIWLSEDENFELGKVLLGMVSGAKEINRVMFAQENIKYLFYLFDVCRKYIHQKNAHINLDDDLHGLKKSFFKKENDDTLSNLISKFVVERLSVNKENFSVFYKGSKGLLTSNIGNTSVIGNDFLMQNPDFDFFVDLSSRKTLSFRANNKIDVSLMAKSLVNGGGHKNASGGLFATYKDSSNYDFIKAQFVDLIKSKELKENNENKS, via the coding sequence ATGAAAATTTATCATCTTTCACATACGGATTTAGATGGCTATGCTTGTCAGTATGTGCTAGATTTTTATTTTAAGAATTGTTATTTTTATAATTCTAATTATGGTAAAGAGATTAATGAAAATTTTAATGTGATTTTTAAAAATATAGAGGAAGATTTAAAGCAAAATCCTAATGAAGAATTTGTGATTTTAATCACGGATTTAAATTTAACTTTAAGTCAATGTGAAGATTTTCAAAAAGCCATACAAGGTAAAAAAATCAAACTTTTACTTTTAGATCATCATCAAAGTGGCTTAGAATGTATGCAAAAATATCCTTGGTATTTTTTAGATGATAAAAGATGTGCTACTAAGATTGTTTATGATTTTTTTAGTAAATGTTGTGGTGAAAATAAAGCCTTGTCAGAATTTGTAGATGTGGTGAATGCAGTAGATATTTGGTTGAGTGAAGATGAGAACTTTGAACTTGGAAAAGTACTGCTTGGTATGGTTTCTGGCGCAAAAGAAATCAATAGAGTAATGTTTGCACAAGAAAATATCAAATATCTTTTTTATCTTTTTGATGTTTGTAGAAAATACATTCATCAAAAAAATGCTCATATTAATTTAGATGATGATTTACATGGTTTAAAAAAATCTTTTTTCAAAAAAGAAAATGATGACACCTTAAGCAATTTAATTTCTAAATTCGTAGTAGAAAGACTAAGTGTAAATAAAGAAAATTTTAGTGTATTTTATAAAGGAAGTAAAGGTTTATTAACTTCAAATATAGGCAATACTTCTGTAATTGGAAATGATTTTTTAATGCAAAATCCTGATTTTGATTTTTTCGTTGATCTTAGCTCAAGAAAAACCTTGAGTTTTAGAGCAAATAATAAAATTGATGTGAGTTTGATGGCTAAAAGCTTGGTCAATGGAGGAGGGCATAAAAATGCTAGTGGTGGATTGTTTGCCACATATAAAGATAGCTCTAATTATGATTTTATAAAAGCACAATTTGTAGATTTGATTAAAAGCAAAGAATTAAAGGAAAATAATGAAAACAAATCATGA